The following coding sequences lie in one Polynucleobacter sp. HIN7 genomic window:
- a CDS encoding DEAD/DEAH box helicase produces the protein MSTKTDPNLPDSGNAPSANFADFQLDPKILKAVEEQGYTQATPIQAKAIPVVLEGRDVMGAAQTGTGKTAAFTLPIIQKLLPQANTSTSPARHPIRALILTPTRELSDQVADNASLYAKFTDLRTAVVFGGVDIKPQTALLRSGVEILIATPGRLLDHITSKTADLSQVQLLVLDEADRMLDMGFLPDLQRIINLIPAQRQTLLFSATFSPEIKKLAQTYLRNPVTIEVARQNAAADTVNQVVHLVPSEHKRAAIVAILQNRVKAGLSRQCIIFTNSRMGCARLATALERDGIKAAAIHGDKSQTERMATLEAFKTGAIDALVATDVAARGLDIADMPCVINHELPFNAEDFIHRIGRTGRAGSKGDAIALVDDSEKRLLEDIEKLMKRKLTIARLPTSEREGKSGGSKPIAADPFFYMPYEPGQITAAPKQEPTSAPVKPNSNSKKPVLGALLGGIKK, from the coding sequence GTGTCTACAAAAACTGATCCAAACCTACCCGATTCGGGTAATGCGCCCAGCGCCAATTTTGCTGATTTCCAATTAGATCCCAAGATCCTCAAAGCGGTTGAGGAGCAGGGCTATACCCAAGCAACCCCAATTCAGGCCAAGGCGATTCCAGTCGTCCTAGAAGGTCGGGATGTGATGGGCGCAGCCCAAACTGGAACTGGTAAAACCGCCGCCTTTACCTTGCCGATTATTCAGAAGCTCTTGCCTCAGGCGAATACGAGTACTTCGCCTGCGCGCCATCCTATTCGGGCCTTAATTTTGACCCCGACCCGAGAGTTAAGCGATCAGGTGGCTGATAACGCGAGCCTCTATGCCAAATTTACGGATCTACGCACGGCCGTTGTATTTGGTGGTGTTGACATCAAACCTCAAACAGCCTTGCTGCGATCGGGGGTAGAGATTTTGATTGCAACCCCTGGGCGTTTACTCGATCACATCACCAGTAAAACGGCCGATTTGTCACAAGTGCAACTTTTGGTATTGGATGAGGCTGATCGCATGCTCGATATGGGCTTTTTGCCCGACCTGCAACGCATCATCAATTTAATCCCCGCACAGCGCCAGACCCTATTGTTCTCTGCCACCTTTTCTCCAGAGATTAAGAAGCTCGCTCAAACCTACTTACGCAATCCCGTGACCATTGAAGTGGCTCGGCAAAATGCCGCAGCCGATACGGTCAATCAAGTGGTGCACTTGGTACCCTCCGAACATAAGCGTGCAGCCATCGTGGCAATATTGCAAAACCGGGTGAAGGCGGGCTTAAGTCGCCAGTGCATCATCTTTACTAATAGCCGAATGGGTTGCGCTCGGTTGGCGACTGCATTAGAGCGCGATGGCATCAAAGCGGCTGCGATTCATGGGGATAAGAGCCAAACCGAACGGATGGCAACTTTGGAAGCCTTTAAGACTGGCGCGATTGATGCCTTAGTTGCTACCGATGTTGCGGCACGTGGCTTAGATATTGCCGATATGCCGTGCGTGATTAATCATGAGCTGCCCTTTAATGCGGAAGACTTCATTCATCGAATTGGTCGCACTGGCCGTGCTGGTAGCAAAGGTGATGCAATTGCCTTAGTCGATGATAGTGAAAAGCGCTTACTCGAGGATATTGAGAAGCTTATGAAGCGCAAACTCACGATTGCGCGATTACCCACGAGTGAGCGAGAGGGTAAAAGTGGTGGCTCTAAACCGATTGCAGCCGACCCATTTTTCTACATGCCTTATGAGCCTGGGCAAATCACGGCAGCACCAAAGCAAGAGCCAACGAGTGCGCCGGTTAAACCAAACTCGAACTCAAAAAAGCCAGTGCTTGGCGCGCTCTTGGGCGGAATCAAAAAATAG